Genomic segment of Streptosporangium sp. NBC_01755:
CCATGGGCCTGTCCGCGCAGCCCGCCATCCACATCACGCGGAAAGTCGCCGGGGCCTACGCCACCCTGAAGGCCAACCTGAAGGCCGCAAACCACGGCCCGAACGGTTCCACGCGGCGCACCAAGGCCGAGAGCAAACCGATTCGGTTCCGCAAGGACGCCGCGCAGCCCTACGACGACCGGTGCCTGTCCTGGCAGTATGACGCCCGTACGATCTCGATCTGGACCGCGCGCGGACGCTTTGGCCGCATCCCCTTCGCCTGCTCGCCCGAACAGATGAAGTTGCTGACCGCCTACCGCAAGGGCGAGTCCGACCTGGTGTTTCGGGGCGGCTCCTGGTACCTGTACGCCACCTGCGAGGTGCCCGAACCCCAGACCTTCGAGCCCGACGGGTTCCTCGGCGTGGATCTCGGCATCGCCAACATCGCCACCACATCCGATGGCATCGCCCACGCCGGCAAGCACCTGAACCAGGTACGGCACCGCAACCGGCGGCTGCGCCGACGCCTGCAATCCAAGGGCACCAAGGCCGCCAAGAGGCTCCTGCGCAAGATCTCCGGCCGGGAAGCGCGCTTCGCGGCCGACACCAACCACCGCATCTCCAAGACCATCGTGACCGAGGCGCAACGCACCTCGCGCGGCGTCGCCCTGGAAGACCTGGGCGGCATCCGCGCAAGGGTACGGCTCCGCAAGCCCCAGCGGGTCACGCTGCACTCTTGGAGCTTCCACCAGTTCGGCTCCTTCATCGCCTACAAGGCGGCCCGGGCCGGGGTTCCGGTGGTGTACGTGGACCCGGCCTACACCTCGCAGGGGTGCTCGGCATGCGGCCACGTCTCGAAGAAGAACCGGCCCGATCAGGCCACCTTCCGATGCATGTCGTGCGGCTTCGCTGAGCACGCCGACGTGAACGCGGCCCGCAACATCGCCGTGCGCGGTGTCACGGGCTGGGCAGTGAGTCACGCTGCCGACGACGCGGCCTGAACCGTGCACCCCATGCACGGTGAGGAGCTACAAGCTCGGCCCTTCAGGGCCGAGAAGCTGACTACCGCATCCACTTCTCGATCTCGTCCGGGTGGCGGGGCAGTCCCGCCGACATGAGGCGGGCGCCGTCGGCCGTGATGACGAGGTCGTCCTCGATGCGCACCCCGATGCCGCGCAGCTCCGGCGGCAGCGTCAGGTCGTCGGGCTGCAGGTAGAGGCCGGGTTCGACGGTCAGCACCTGCCCCTCCTCCAGTACGCCGTCCAGATAGACCTCCGCGCGGGCCCTGGCGCAGTCGTGCACGTCCATGCCGAGCATGTGGCCGCTGCTGCACAGCGTGTAGCGGCGGTACAGGCCGCTGCCCGGCTCCATCGCCTCGTCCGCGCTGATCTTCAGCACACCCCAGTCACGCAGTCCCTCCGCGATGACCCGCATGGCCGCACCGTGGAAGTCGCGGAAGCTCGCACCGGGCCGCAGGACGGCGATCGCCGCCTCCTGGGCCTCGTACACCAGCTCGTAGACCTGGCGCTGGACCGGGTTGAAGCGCCCGGACAGCGGCAGGGTCCTGGTGATGTCGGCTGTGTAGAGGTGGTCGGTCTCCACGCCCGCGTCGAGGAGGAGCAACTCGTTCTCGTTCAGCCGCCCGTCGTTGCGGATCCAGTGCAGCACGCACGCGTTGGCGCCGGAGGCCACGATGCTGTCGTAGCCGACCGCGTTGCCTTCCAGGCGGGAGCGGAGGCCGAAGATCCCCTCCAGGTAGCGCTCGCCGCGCCGGTGCCCCAGGGCGGCGGGCAGGGCCCGCACCACGTCCTCGAATCCGCGCGTGGTCGCGTCCACCGCGAACTGCAGTTCCGCGATCTCCCAGTCGTCCTTGAGCAGCCGCATCTCGGACAGGAACGTCTCCAGCTCCTCGTCCCCGTCGCCGGGCGCGACCCGCCTGTCCACCGACGCGTCCACCCCGCGCAGCACCCGCGCGGACCCGCCGAGCACGTCGTCGAGTCTGTCGATCGGCGCGCAGGCGATCTGGTGCAGCGCCTCCGCCTCGGCCAGGTCGGGGCGGCGGCCGACCCAGAACTCGCCGTGGCGGCGGTCGCGGTAGAACTCCTGCCCGGCCTGCCCCGGCTCCGACCGCGGGGAACGGGGGCGCAGGAACAGGGTGGCCTCCCCGGAGGGCTCGACGACCAGCACGTCGTCGGGCTCCTGGCCGCCGGTGAGATGGGCGAACGCGCTGTGCGCCCGGAACCGGTGGTCGCTGTCGTTGCTGCGTACCTTGAGCGTGCCGGACGGGATGACCAGCCGCTCGCCGGGGAAGCGGGCGGCGAGCGCGGCGCGTCGCTTGGCGGTGTAGGCGGCCTGCGGCAGCGCGGCCAGGTCGTCGCGGTGGGTGTCGGCCCAGCCGGTGTTCATGAACGCGGCGAGGGCGTCGGAGACCGGCAGGTCGTGGCTG
This window contains:
- a CDS encoding aminopeptidase P family protein, whose protein sequence is MTQKLNTGSHDLPVSDALAAFMNTGWADTHRDDLAALPQAAYTAKRRAALAARFPGERLVIPSGTLKVRSNDSDHRFRAHSAFAHLTGGQEPDDVLVVEPSGEATLFLRPRSPRSEPGQAGQEFYRDRRHGEFWVGRRPDLAEAEALHQIACAPIDRLDDVLGGSARVLRGVDASVDRRVAPGDGDEELETFLSEMRLLKDDWEIAELQFAVDATTRGFEDVVRALPAALGHRRGERYLEGIFGLRSRLEGNAVGYDSIVASGANACVLHWIRNDGRLNENELLLLDAGVETDHLYTADITRTLPLSGRFNPVQRQVYELVYEAQEAAIAVLRPGASFRDFHGAAMRVIAEGLRDWGVLKISADEAMEPGSGLYRRYTLCSSGHMLGMDVHDCARARAEVYLDGVLEEGQVLTVEPGLYLQPDDLTLPPELRGIGVRIEDDLVITADGARLMSAGLPRHPDEIEKWMR
- a CDS encoding RNA-guided endonuclease InsQ/TnpB family protein, which translates into the protein MKLVVQVKLLPDAATEAALRETLTLCNRAANHASRRAFDTGTKNKTSLQRLVYGDLKAMGLSAQPAIHITRKVAGAYATLKANLKAANHGPNGSTRRTKAESKPIRFRKDAAQPYDDRCLSWQYDARTISIWTARGRFGRIPFACSPEQMKLLTAYRKGESDLVFRGGSWYLYATCEVPEPQTFEPDGFLGVDLGIANIATTSDGIAHAGKHLNQVRHRNRRLRRRLQSKGTKAAKRLLRKISGREARFAADTNHRISKTIVTEAQRTSRGVALEDLGGIRARVRLRKPQRVTLHSWSFHQFGSFIAYKAARAGVPVVYVDPAYTSQGCSACGHVSKKNRPDQATFRCMSCGFAEHADVNAARNIAVRGVTGWAVSHAADDAA